The Pirellulimonas nuda genome includes a region encoding these proteins:
- a CDS encoding SAM-dependent methyltransferase: MATLVSVAAPAAEVAPRVRSCYDVLSLWPACGLSDFTDGKYAPGEPNSRRAYLAAQHRQAEYLLDQARVSAGSRLLDIGCGYGRVLKQARDRGARGVGVTISPQQADRCGRDGLDVRLLNYRDILSLPEAEWRGAYCAVIANGSLEHFVQPDQAARGETDAVLHEFFTTSRYALSSGGRLVTTAIHFVREGQYDPRDVMQSPDHWPHGSELYHCSSLQRSFGGWYPEPGQLERCAAGNFTLLREEDGTHDYLMTSEYWMRRVRRQLMLNPRAWWSAGGALAKWPRQSLQMLRCLLLDESWTKQFRSPAPTRLLRQTWRAV, translated from the coding sequence GTGGCTACTCTTGTATCCGTCGCGGCGCCAGCCGCGGAAGTCGCTCCGCGCGTCCGCTCTTGCTACGACGTGCTGTCGCTCTGGCCCGCGTGCGGGCTCAGCGACTTCACCGACGGCAAGTACGCTCCCGGCGAGCCAAACAGCCGTCGCGCTTACCTCGCGGCGCAGCACCGTCAGGCGGAGTACCTGCTCGACCAGGCCCGCGTCTCTGCGGGGTCGCGTCTGCTCGACATCGGCTGCGGCTACGGCCGGGTGCTGAAGCAGGCCCGCGACCGCGGCGCCCGCGGCGTGGGGGTGACGATCTCGCCCCAACAGGCAGACCGCTGCGGGCGCGACGGGCTCGACGTGCGGCTGTTGAACTACCGGGACATCCTTTCGCTTCCCGAAGCCGAGTGGCGCGGCGCCTACTGCGCGGTCATCGCCAATGGTTCGCTGGAGCATTTCGTGCAGCCAGACCAAGCCGCCCGCGGGGAGACCGACGCCGTCCTCCACGAATTCTTCACCACTAGCCGCTACGCGCTGTCTAGCGGCGGCCGGCTGGTGACTACGGCGATCCACTTTGTCCGCGAAGGGCAGTACGACCCGCGCGACGTCATGCAATCGCCAGACCATTGGCCTCACGGCAGCGAGCTGTACCACTGCAGCAGCCTGCAGCGCTCGTTCGGCGGCTGGTACCCAGAGCCGGGGCAGTTGGAGCGGTGCGCGGCGGGCAATTTCACGTTGCTGCGCGAAGAAGACGGCACGCACGACTACCTGATGACCAGCGAGTACTGGATGCGCCGCGTGCGCCGCCAGTTGATGCTGAACCCGCGGGCGTGGTGGAGCGCCGGCGGCGCGCTGGCAAAGTGGCCCCGGCAGTCGCTGCAGATGCTGCGGTGTCTGCTGCTAGACGAGTCGTGGACCAAGCAGTTCCGCTCCCCGGCGCCGACGCGGCTGCTGAGGCAGACCTGGCGGGCGGTGTAG
- the hemL gene encoding glutamate-1-semialdehyde 2,1-aminomutase: MKAHPKSADAFAKARRLMPGGVNSPARAFGAVGGEPIFIDRAEGAYLWDIDGARYIDYIGSWGPMILGHAYPPVVEAVRDAALRGTSYGAPTLAENEIAELIIDCVPSIERVRLVSSGTEASMSALRLARGYTGRELVIKFAGNYHGHVDSLLVAAGSAAATLGAPNSPGVTRGAAKDTLVLPYNSPSALAETFARCGDQIAAVVFEPVCGNMGLVAPTQAFLKALRDLTRQHGALLLCDEVMTGFRLSLGGAQQRLGIEPDLTMLGKIVGGGLPVGAYGGVSGVMAHVLPEGKVFQAGTLSGNPLATAAGIATLRALRDDPPYERLEALTARLEAGLNEAVAASRATARVQRLGSMITLFFSAEPVTDWDTASRCDTARFGRFFWEMMDRGVYLPCSQYEAMFVSAAHTEQDIDQTITAAHEALR, from the coding sequence ATGAAAGCCCACCCCAAGAGCGCAGACGCTTTCGCCAAGGCGCGCCGGCTGATGCCCGGCGGCGTCAACAGCCCGGCCCGGGCGTTCGGCGCGGTCGGCGGCGAGCCGATCTTCATCGACCGCGCCGAGGGCGCCTACCTGTGGGACATCGACGGCGCTCGCTACATCGACTACATCGGCTCGTGGGGCCCGATGATCTTGGGGCACGCCTACCCGCCGGTGGTCGAGGCGGTGCGCGACGCGGCGCTGCGCGGGACCAGCTACGGCGCGCCGACGCTGGCCGAGAACGAGATCGCAGAGCTCATCATCGACTGCGTCCCTAGCATCGAGCGGGTGCGGCTGGTCAGCTCCGGCACCGAGGCCTCGATGAGCGCCCTGCGTCTGGCGCGCGGCTATACGGGGCGCGAGTTAGTAATCAAGTTCGCCGGCAACTACCACGGCCACGTCGACAGCCTGCTGGTGGCGGCCGGCAGCGCCGCCGCCACGCTGGGGGCGCCCAACTCGCCCGGCGTGACGCGTGGCGCAGCCAAGGACACGCTGGTGCTGCCGTACAACAGCCCGTCCGCGTTGGCCGAAACGTTCGCCCGCTGCGGCGACCAGATCGCGGCGGTGGTGTTCGAGCCGGTGTGCGGCAACATGGGTCTGGTGGCGCCGACCCAGGCGTTCTTGAAAGCGCTCCGCGACCTCACCCGCCAGCACGGCGCGCTGCTGCTGTGCGACGAGGTGATGACCGGCTTCCGGCTCTCGCTGGGGGGCGCCCAACAGCGGCTGGGGATCGAGCCCGACCTGACGATGCTCGGCAAGATCGTCGGCGGCGGGCTCCCCGTGGGCGCCTACGGCGGCGTCAGCGGCGTGATGGCCCACGTGCTCCCCGAAGGGAAGGTCTTCCAGGCGGGCACGCTCAGCGGCAACCCCCTGGCCACCGCCGCCGGCATCGCCACGCTCCGGGCGCTGCGCGACGATCCCCCGTACGAGCGGCTCGAAGCCCTCACCGCTAGGCTCGAAGCCGGCCTCAACGAAGCGGTCGCGGCGTCGCGTGCGACCGCCCGGGTCCAACGCCTTGGGAGCATGATCACGCTCTTCTTCTCTGCCGAGCCCGTCACCGATTGGGACACCGCCAGCCGCTGCGACACGGCCCGCTTCGGCCGGTTCTTCTGGGAGATGATGGACCGCGGCGTCTACCTGCCGTGCAGCCAGTACGAGGCGATGTTCGTCTCCGCCGCGCACACCGAACAGGACATCGATCAAACCATAACCGCCGCGCACGAGGCGCTGCGCTAG
- a CDS encoding serine/threonine-protein kinase, whose product MELPKRFGPYAITGPLGKGGMGQVYFATDERTGEKVALKSLSPHLAEADGFRERFEAEIESLKTLRHAGIVRLLGYGEDEGVLYYAMELVDGYSLDQELKAGRRFTWREVAQIGAQVCRALKHAHDHGIVHRDIKPANILQDKQERVKLADFGIARLFSNSPLTTAGGILGTADYMSPEQAAGQPVSDRTDQYSLGCVLYTLLAGRQPFKANSLPEMLQLQRFAEPEPISRYAPTAPRQLESAIAQMMRKNAADRFPNTLVLAKHLEAMDRALSRPAQDDFQVRSEPLSKSTLALPDSLAGSVTRASGADTPGYSQAPISLSEPAEAAERRTHFTAVGEEGWRDPDEEPWSWPAVVIKSLLALVLLAAVWLAGQWALRPPSADSLFASIEGAVVSRGDDGLSDSANRIDRFLVLYPTDPRADAVRELADQLELNRLEKRLSVEFRLGSGGGGESPERALYFEAMQLAQTDPDLAITRLDLLRDMLSGGPPEGAEPSAADLRAKFRVLAQRQQERLRTEVSEFRAAQRRLIVERLGVAQQVAAERPVVARNIAVGVIGLYQQQPWAADLVDEAKTIVDRLPDPEQPDPDQTGPDQTGPAQASKAEASAQPPQPADPAAETDPPQASKP is encoded by the coding sequence ATGGAGCTCCCCAAGCGATTCGGCCCCTACGCGATCACCGGCCCGCTCGGAAAGGGGGGGATGGGGCAGGTCTACTTTGCCACCGACGAACGGACCGGCGAGAAGGTCGCCCTAAAATCGCTAAGCCCCCATCTTGCCGAGGCGGACGGGTTCCGCGAGCGCTTCGAGGCAGAGATCGAGTCGCTCAAGACGCTCCGCCACGCCGGCATCGTCCGCCTGCTGGGCTATGGCGAAGACGAGGGGGTGCTGTACTACGCCATGGAACTGGTCGACGGCTACAGCCTCGACCAGGAGCTCAAGGCGGGCCGGCGGTTCACCTGGCGCGAGGTGGCTCAGATCGGCGCCCAGGTCTGCCGGGCGCTCAAGCACGCCCACGACCACGGCATCGTCCACCGCGACATCAAGCCGGCCAACATCCTGCAAGACAAGCAGGAACGCGTGAAGCTGGCCGACTTCGGCATCGCCCGGCTGTTCAGCAACAGCCCGCTGACGACCGCCGGCGGCATCCTCGGCACCGCCGACTACATGTCGCCCGAGCAAGCGGCCGGTCAGCCGGTGAGCGACCGCACCGACCAGTACAGCCTGGGCTGCGTGCTCTACACGCTGCTGGCGGGCCGTCAGCCGTTCAAGGCGAACTCGCTGCCGGAGATGCTGCAACTGCAGCGGTTCGCCGAGCCCGAGCCGATCTCACGGTACGCCCCCACCGCGCCCCGCCAGCTCGAGTCCGCCATCGCCCAAATGATGCGCAAGAACGCGGCCGACCGCTTCCCCAACACGCTGGTGCTGGCCAAGCACCTCGAGGCGATGGACCGCGCGCTCTCGCGTCCGGCGCAAGACGACTTCCAGGTCCGCAGCGAGCCGCTCTCCAAGTCGACCCTGGCGCTGCCCGACTCGCTGGCGGGGAGCGTGACGCGCGCGTCGGGCGCGGACACGCCGGGCTACTCGCAGGCGCCCATCTCGTTGTCGGAACCGGCCGAAGCGGCCGAGCGACGCACCCACTTCACCGCCGTTGGCGAGGAGGGCTGGCGCGACCCAGACGAAGAACCGTGGTCCTGGCCGGCGGTTGTGATCAAGTCGTTGCTCGCCCTGGTGTTGCTAGCGGCCGTGTGGCTGGCGGGGCAGTGGGCGCTGCGCCCCCCGTCGGCCGACAGCCTGTTCGCCTCGATCGAAGGGGCCGTCGTCAGCCGCGGCGACGACGGCCTGAGCGACTCCGCCAACCGCATCGATCGGTTCCTTGTCCTCTACCCGACCGATCCCCGGGCAGACGCGGTGCGTGAGCTCGCGGACCAGCTCGAGCTCAACCGGCTCGAGAAGCGGCTCAGCGTGGAGTTCCGCCTGGGCTCGGGCGGCGGCGGGGAGAGCCCGGAGCGGGCGCTCTACTTCGAGGCGATGCAGCTCGCGCAGACCGACCCCGACCTGGCGATCACCCGGCTCGACCTGCTGCGCGACATGCTCAGCGGAGGCCCCCCCGAGGGCGCAGAGCCGTCCGCGGCCGACCTCCGCGCCAAGTTCCGCGTGCTCGCCCAAAGGCAGCAGGAACGTTTGCGCACCGAGGTGAGCGAGTTCCGCGCCGCCCAGCGGCGGCTGATCGTCGAGCGGTTGGGGGTCGCCCAGCAGGTCGCGGCCGAGCGGCCCGTCGTTGCCCGCAACATCGCCGTCGGCGTGATCGGGCTCTACCAGCAGCAGCCCTGGGCCGCGGACCTGGTGGACGAGGCCAAGACGATTGTGGATCGCCTCCCCGATCCGGAGCAACCCGACCCAGATCAGACCGGCCCAGATCAGACCGGCCCCGCTCAGGCCAGCAAAGCAGAAGCCAGCGCTCAGCCGCCCCAGCCCGCCGACCCTGCGGCCGAGACCGACCCTCCACAAGCTTCCAAACCATAG
- a CDS encoding SH3 domain-containing protein: MISRRSLLAAALLCLGTPAAPAAETAIVGPAGAVVRSGPDPSYYATQRLDPGASVEVYERLPNGFCAIRPPEGEFSWAPASDIETLGNGVGAITREGVASRVGSVLAPDQHDAVHVRLELGERVQVIGEAQVDTSRWLKILPPAGEFRWIDATALGDGPAQRPTPDRVEKNSSGWVTTTVLEEESGAAGPTQPAAGAEARPAVPVTPIELPADAPFATKLAVLEVRLARTVAEPPNLWRFEAVEAAAATLMSQAENEQQRAAVRDLAARADRFAALAGRYRASRVGPIPTDRLAAPRRFPAAAGSGPIAVEQVQPNASGGAGAPGGYDAVGVVRQVVSSRPGFPAYALVGDDGKIVSLLTPSADLNLQPLLGKRVGVRGVRGFMPEYQQQHVTASRVTPVESVLR, from the coding sequence ATGATTTCTCGCCGATCGCTGCTCGCCGCCGCCCTGCTGTGCCTCGGTACGCCCGCGGCGCCCGCGGCCGAAACCGCCATCGTTGGGCCGGCCGGCGCGGTGGTTCGCAGCGGGCCCGACCCCTCCTACTACGCCACCCAGCGGCTCGACCCCGGCGCCAGCGTTGAGGTCTACGAGCGCCTGCCCAACGGCTTCTGCGCCATCCGGCCCCCGGAGGGGGAGTTTAGTTGGGCGCCGGCGTCCGACATCGAGACCCTGGGCAACGGCGTCGGCGCCATCACCCGCGAAGGCGTGGCGTCGCGGGTCGGCAGCGTGCTCGCCCCCGATCAGCACGACGCGGTGCACGTGCGGCTTGAGCTGGGCGAGCGGGTCCAGGTGATCGGCGAGGCCCAGGTCGACACCAGCCGCTGGCTGAAGATCCTGCCCCCAGCGGGCGAGTTCCGCTGGATCGACGCCACCGCGTTGGGCGACGGTCCGGCCCAGCGCCCCACGCCGGACCGGGTCGAGAAGAACTCCTCCGGATGGGTCACGACAACCGTGCTCGAAGAAGAATCGGGCGCGGCGGGGCCGACGCAGCCGGCCGCCGGCGCCGAGGCCAGGCCAGCCGTGCCGGTCACGCCGATCGAGCTGCCCGCGGACGCGCCGTTCGCCACCAAGCTAGCGGTGCTAGAAGTGCGGCTCGCCCGCACCGTGGCCGAGCCCCCCAATCTGTGGCGGTTCGAAGCCGTTGAAGCAGCCGCGGCGACCCTGATGAGCCAAGCAGAGAACGAGCAACAGCGGGCCGCGGTCCGCGACCTCGCGGCCCGGGCCGACCGCTTCGCGGCGTTGGCGGGCCGCTACCGCGCGAGCCGCGTGGGGCCGATTCCGACCGACAGGCTCGCGGCGCCCCGCCGGTTCCCGGCCGCGGCCGGGAGCGGGCCGATCGCGGTCGAGCAGGTCCAGCCCAACGCGTCGGGGGGCGCCGGCGCCCCGGGGGGCTACGACGCCGTGGGGGTGGTCCGCCAGGTGGTCTCTTCGCGGCCCGGGTTCCCGGCGTACGCGTTGGTTGGCGACGACGGCAAGATCGTCTCGCTGCTCACCCCCAGCGCGGACCTCAACCTCCAGCCCCTGCTGGGCAAACGGGTGGGCGTGCGTGGCGTCCGCGGCTTTATGCCGGAATACCAGCAGCAGCACGTCACCGCCAGCCGCGTGACGCCGGTCGAAAGCGTGTTGAGGTAG
- a CDS encoding pyroglutamyl-peptidase I, translating to MPRVLLTAFGPYDVWQDNASWLVLEQLTRTYSGDARLTTRRYPVDYDTLRDRLASDLKTRFDAVLCLGQSPGSAVVQLERFAINVAGAGPQTNGQCRPLVTDGPAAYRSGLPLEKWRGALTERGVPCEVSHHAGDYLCNAAMYYAHYWNEQNGHDCQAVLAHLPLTPQQVIASGRALPSLPLAVSVAAVELMIASVGQPALA from the coding sequence ATGCCCCGAGTGCTGTTGACCGCGTTTGGCCCCTACGACGTCTGGCAAGACAACGCCAGTTGGTTGGTGCTGGAGCAATTGACGCGCACCTACTCCGGCGACGCCCGGCTGACAACGCGGCGCTACCCGGTCGATTACGACACCCTCCGCGACCGCCTGGCCAGCGACCTGAAGACGCGGTTTGACGCCGTGCTCTGCCTGGGCCAGTCGCCCGGCAGCGCAGTGGTGCAGCTCGAACGGTTCGCGATCAACGTCGCCGGCGCCGGCCCCCAGACCAACGGCCAATGCCGACCGCTGGTGACCGACGGGCCCGCCGCCTACCGCAGCGGCCTGCCGCTGGAGAAGTGGCGCGGGGCGCTGACCGAGCGTGGGGTGCCGTGCGAGGTCTCCCACCACGCCGGGGACTACCTCTGCAACGCAGCGATGTACTACGCCCACTACTGGAACGAGCAAAACGGCCACGACTGCCAGGCGGTGCTGGCGCACCTGCCGCTGACGCCGCAGCAGGTGATCGCCTCCGGACGCGCGCTGCCCAGCCTGCCGCTGGCCGTGTCGGTAGCCGCGGTCGAGCTGATGATCGCCTCGGTCGGCCAGCCGGCGCTCGCCTGA
- the ispD gene encoding 2-C-methyl-D-erythritol 4-phosphate cytidylyltransferase, whose protein sequence is MPTYAAILVAAGQSARFGDPFYKKPFAMLNNRAVWLHSADRFLNHPGVEQVIVVIAEEDDEEFDRRFGANLAILGITSCHGGATRAQSVDAGLRHVRDDVDFVAIHDAARPCLTDRMLTEVFEAAQAHGAAILAHRVTSTLKRERVEGETVFVKETAPRDGLWEAQTPQVFARELITAAHAQPDAPDATDDAQLVERLGKPVALVEGSPLNIKITTKADLKLAEQVLRALPKPKPEGGRNPFADDDLFR, encoded by the coding sequence ATGCCTACCTATGCAGCAATCTTGGTGGCGGCCGGCCAGAGCGCGCGGTTTGGCGACCCGTTCTACAAGAAGCCGTTCGCCATGCTGAACAACCGCGCCGTCTGGCTCCACTCGGCAGACCGGTTCCTGAACCACCCGGGGGTCGAGCAGGTGATCGTCGTGATCGCAGAGGAAGACGACGAGGAGTTCGACCGCCGCTTCGGCGCCAACCTCGCGATCCTCGGCATCACCTCCTGCCACGGCGGCGCGACGCGCGCCCAGTCCGTCGACGCCGGGCTGCGGCACGTGCGGGACGACGTCGACTTCGTCGCCATCCACGACGCGGCCCGCCCCTGCCTGACCGACCGCATGCTGACCGAGGTGTTCGAGGCGGCCCAGGCGCACGGCGCCGCGATCTTGGCCCACCGCGTCACGTCGACCCTGAAGCGCGAACGTGTCGAGGGGGAAACGGTCTTTGTCAAAGAAACCGCCCCCCGCGACGGGCTGTGGGAGGCGCAAACGCCGCAGGTGTTCGCCCGAGAGCTGATCACGGCCGCCCACGCCCAGCCAGACGCCCCAGACGCCACCGACGACGCCCAGCTCGTCGAGCGGCTCGGCAAACCGGTGGCGCTGGTCGAGGGCTCGCCGCTGAACATCAAGATCACCACCAAGGCCGACCTCAAACTGGCCGAACAGGTCCTCCGCGCCCTCCCCAAGCCAAAGCCCGAGGGGGGCCGCAACCCGTTTGCGGATGATGACTTGTTTAGGTGA
- the tyrS gene encoding tyrosine--tRNA ligase, which yields MNLLDDLRWRGLVHQTTDDAGLGAWLDAKPRVLYCGFDPTADSLHVGSLLPLLLLRRFQRAGHQPIAVVGGATGMIGDPSGKSAERNLQSPEQLAANVAGLRAQMSGYLDFDAPQRPALLVNNADWTAPMTFLEFLRDVGKNFPIGMMLAKDSVKSRLERDDTGMSYTEFSYMLLQAYDFVHLNRTLGCELQVGGSDQWGNITAGIDLGRRMNGASLQGMTCPLLTKSDGSKMGKTEQGAVWLDPRRTSPYQFYQYWVNVDDADVSPCLRMLTELPREEIEALDADRAASAAARQSQRRLAETLTRLVHGDAGLATARKATEVFFGAEISDLDDGVLADIFADVPSQQLPATQLAGDGLNVLDALVTSTLAKSKAEARRAVEQGGAYVNNRRVESPQAQLTTADLASDTVMVLRSGKKRYALLRFQ from the coding sequence ATGAATCTCCTCGACGACCTCCGCTGGCGTGGCCTAGTCCATCAGACGACCGACGACGCCGGCCTGGGCGCGTGGCTCGACGCCAAACCGCGTGTGCTGTACTGCGGCTTCGACCCCACGGCAGACAGCCTGCACGTGGGCAGCCTGTTGCCGCTGCTGCTGCTGCGGCGGTTCCAGCGGGCCGGGCACCAGCCGATCGCCGTGGTGGGTGGCGCTACGGGGATGATCGGCGACCCCAGCGGCAAGAGCGCCGAACGCAACCTGCAATCCCCCGAGCAGCTCGCGGCCAACGTAGCGGGGCTCCGCGCGCAGATGAGCGGCTACCTCGACTTCGACGCCCCTCAGCGGCCCGCGCTGCTGGTGAACAACGCGGACTGGACCGCGCCGATGACCTTCTTGGAGTTCTTGCGCGACGTCGGCAAGAACTTCCCCATCGGCATGATGCTGGCCAAAGACTCCGTCAAGAGCCGGCTAGAGCGCGACGACACGGGGATGAGCTACACCGAGTTCAGCTACATGCTGCTGCAGGCGTACGACTTTGTGCACCTCAACCGCACGCTGGGCTGCGAGCTGCAGGTCGGCGGCAGCGACCAATGGGGCAACATCACGGCCGGTATCGACCTGGGCCGGCGGATGAACGGCGCGTCGCTGCAAGGGATGACCTGCCCGCTGCTCACGAAGAGCGACGGCTCGAAGATGGGCAAGACGGAGCAGGGCGCGGTGTGGCTCGACCCGCGCCGCACCAGCCCGTACCAGTTCTACCAGTACTGGGTGAACGTAGACGACGCCGACGTGAGCCCCTGCCTGCGGATGCTCACCGAGCTGCCGCGTGAGGAGATCGAAGCGCTCGACGCGGACCGCGCGGCGAGCGCGGCGGCCCGCCAGAGCCAGCGCCGGCTCGCCGAGACGCTGACCCGGTTGGTCCACGGCGACGCCGGGCTTGCGACCGCCCGCAAGGCGACCGAGGTCTTCTTCGGGGCGGAGATCAGCGACCTGGACGACGGCGTGCTGGCGGACATCTTTGCCGACGTCCCCAGCCAGCAGCTCCCCGCCACCCAGTTGGCGGGCGACGGCCTGAACGTGCTGGACGCGCTGGTCACCTCGACCCTGGCCAAGAGCAAGGCGGAAGCCCGCCGCGCCGTGGAGCAGGGAGGCGCCTACGTGAACAACCGCCGCGTCGAGAGCCCCCAGGCCCAGCTCACCACGGCCGACCTGGCGAGCGACACGGTGATGGTGCTCCGCAGCGGCAAAAAGCGTTACGCCCTGCTCCGTTTTCAGTAG
- a CDS encoding ABC transporter ATP-binding protein: MASQPVVETRALSKVYRDFWGRSKVRALKALDLEVNQGEIFGLLGPNGSGKTTTIKLVLGLLFPTDGQALVFGKDATDVTKNERIGYLPEESYLYKFLNAEETLDFYGRLFDIPADVRRERIEKLLKMVQIDHARKRQLREYSKGMTRRIGLAQALINDPELVLLDEPTSGLDPLGTRDMKDMILGLRDQGKTVIMCSHLLADVQDVCDRIAILHQGELKELGRVDELLTVADVTQIKARNMSVDCQNEVRSVLERHHSELLSMDNPTTTLEDLFLSIVRDSEARPGRRVVADAKDA; this comes from the coding sequence ATGGCTTCTCAGCCGGTTGTTGAGACCCGGGCTCTGTCGAAGGTCTACCGAGACTTCTGGGGCCGATCGAAGGTGCGCGCCCTCAAGGCGCTCGACCTTGAGGTCAACCAGGGCGAGATTTTTGGCCTGCTCGGCCCCAACGGGTCGGGCAAGACCACCACCATCAAGCTGGTGCTGGGGCTGCTGTTCCCCACCGACGGCCAGGCGTTGGTGTTCGGCAAAGACGCCACCGACGTCACCAAGAACGAACGCATCGGGTACCTGCCCGAAGAGTCGTACCTGTACAAGTTCCTCAATGCCGAGGAGACGCTCGACTTCTACGGCCGGCTGTTCGACATCCCGGCCGACGTCCGGCGTGAGCGGATCGAGAAGCTGCTGAAGATGGTGCAGATCGACCACGCCCGCAAACGGCAGCTCCGCGAGTACTCCAAGGGCATGACGCGGCGGATCGGGCTGGCCCAAGCGCTGATCAACGACCCGGAGCTGGTGCTGCTGGACGAGCCGACCAGCGGGCTCGACCCGCTGGGGACCCGCGACATGAAGGACATGATCCTCGGCCTCCGCGACCAGGGGAAAACCGTGATCATGTGCAGCCACCTGCTGGCCGACGTGCAGGACGTGTGCGACCGGATCGCGATCCTCCACCAGGGAGAGCTCAAGGAGCTGGGCCGGGTGGACGAGCTGCTGACCGTGGCCGACGTGACGCAGATCAAGGCGCGGAACATGTCCGTCGACTGCCAGAACGAGGTCCGCAGCGTGCTGGAGCGGCACCACTCCGAACTGCTGTCGATGGACAACCCGACCACCACGCTGGAAGACCTGTTCCTGTCGATCGTGCGAGACAGCGAAGCCAGGCCCGGCCGCCGCGTGGTGGCCGACGCAAAAGACGCCTAA
- a CDS encoding ABC transporter permease, with translation MVVENEITSFFGWLLPSTGANPSPGALLLFLLIVAILAVLALVGGYLVSLVRHGPLKAGDLVYRTLAASVQEATHLSPRRVMALAGLAIKEALRRRVLVALGVFVIVLVFAAWFLKNDYRDPVGLYLSVVFNASTFLTLVVALVLSTFSLPGDFKSKTIYTVVTKPVRPAEIVLGRIVGFAAIGTMLMVVMGALGYIFVVRSLDHTHLVELATLSNVTDAAGETVGKQGQTSVDLFHRHELVIDADGQGEALSANGHTHRVTPQGDGYVLSSPEGLIQARVPQRGEITFLDRQGVAKSKGISVGKEWAYRSYIDGGTKAAAIWTFDNVTPAVLIEDESGAQSLPIELLVRVFRSFKGDVNRGILGSIRLRNPDNPELQSEEITFTARDYSIERYDIPRAQFAQVDGQRKAVDLIDDLTTEDGRLEVVVQCLEGGHYFGFARADMFIRRPDASPLMNFVKATIIAWVQMVIVVAIGVAASTFLSGPIALLFTVAFLVLGYNREYFVEIATEKSFGGGPIESLVRLVTQKNVMTPFDRSPQIALMERIDDGLEGIMWAVAQMVPDLPALSAASYVSDGFDIPWAMVGRAVALMLAYVVGLSAAGYFFFRTREVAR, from the coding sequence ATGGTTGTTGAAAACGAAATCACTTCTTTCTTCGGGTGGCTGCTCCCTTCCACAGGGGCCAACCCGTCGCCCGGCGCGCTGCTGCTGTTTCTGCTGATCGTCGCCATCTTGGCGGTGCTGGCGCTGGTGGGGGGCTACCTGGTGAGCCTGGTCCGCCACGGGCCGCTCAAGGCGGGCGACCTGGTGTACCGCACCCTTGCCGCCAGCGTTCAGGAGGCGACGCACCTGTCGCCGCGTCGGGTCATGGCGCTGGCCGGGCTGGCGATCAAGGAGGCTCTCCGCCGCCGGGTGTTGGTGGCGCTGGGGGTGTTTGTCATTGTGCTGGTGTTCGCCGCGTGGTTCCTCAAGAACGACTACCGCGACCCGGTGGGGCTGTACCTGAGCGTCGTGTTTAACGCCAGCACGTTCCTGACGCTGGTGGTGGCGCTGGTGCTCAGCACGTTTAGCCTGCCGGGCGACTTCAAGAGCAAGACCATCTACACGGTGGTCACCAAGCCGGTCCGCCCCGCCGAGATCGTGCTCGGCCGGATCGTCGGGTTCGCCGCGATCGGCACGATGCTGATGGTGGTGATGGGGGCGTTGGGCTACATATTCGTCGTCCGCTCGCTGGACCACACCCACCTGGTAGAGCTGGCGACGCTGTCGAACGTGACCGACGCGGCGGGCGAAACGGTCGGCAAGCAGGGGCAGACCTCCGTCGACCTGTTCCACCGACACGAGCTGGTGATCGACGCCGACGGCCAAGGCGAGGCCCTGTCGGCCAACGGCCACACGCACCGCGTGACGCCCCAGGGGGACGGCTATGTGCTCTCGAGCCCCGAGGGGCTGATCCAGGCCCGGGTGCCCCAGCGGGGCGAGATCACCTTCCTCGACCGCCAGGGGGTCGCCAAGTCGAAGGGGATCAGCGTCGGCAAGGAGTGGGCCTACCGCAGCTACATCGACGGCGGCACCAAAGCGGCCGCGATCTGGACGTTCGACAACGTCACCCCCGCGGTCCTGATCGAGGACGAGTCGGGGGCCCAGTCGCTGCCGATCGAACTCTTGGTCCGCGTCTTCCGTAGCTTTAAGGGAGACGTCAACCGCGGAATCCTGGGGAGCATCCGGCTCCGCAACCCCGACAACCCGGAGCTGCAGAGCGAAGAGATCACCTTCACCGCCCGCGACTACTCGATCGAGCGGTACGACATCCCCCGCGCCCAGTTCGCCCAGGTGGACGGGCAGCGGAAGGCGGTCGACCTGATCGACGACCTCACCACGGAGGACGGCCGGCTGGAGGTGGTGGTGCAGTGCTTGGAGGGGGGCCACTACTTCGGCTTCGCCCGGGCGGACATGTTTATCCGCCGCCCGGACGCCAGCCCGCTGATGAACTTCGTCAAGGCGACCATCATCGCCTGGGTGCAGATGGTGATTGTGGTGGCGATCGGAGTGGCGGCCAGCACCTTCCTCAGCGGGCCGATCGCGTTGTTGTTTACCGTGGCGTTCTTGGTGCTTGGCTACAACCGCGAGTACTTTGTCGAGATCGCTACCGAGAAGTCGTTCGGCGGCGGGCCGATTGAATCGCTGGTCCGACTGGTGACGCAAAAGAACGTGATGACCCCCTTCGACCGCAGCCCCCAGATCGCCTTGATGGAGCGCATCGACGACGGCCTGGAAGGGATCATGTGGGCCGTGGCCCAGATGGTGCCCGACCTCCCAGCGCTCAGCGCCGCCAGCTACGTCTCGGACGGCTTCGACATCCCCTGGGCGATGGTCGGCCGGGCGGTCGCCCTGATGCTGGCGTACGTCGTGGGCCTGTCGGCCGCCGGGTACTTCTTCTTCCGAACCCGTGAGGTGGCCCGTTGA